A stretch of Kyrpidia spormannii DNA encodes these proteins:
- a CDS encoding thiamine pyrophosphate-dependent enzyme — protein MTAAEAIVEVMAQEGVENVFCVPGESYLDVMNALYDHDHIQLISGRHEGGVSFMAEGYAKASGKVGVCLATRGPGAANLSIGLHTAMQDSTPVVALIGQVEQAFRDREGFQEIDLAAYFRHLVKWTAELREASRAPELLYRAFHIAQTGRPGPVLISLPEDVLNGTADMRFQQARVYSSPRPERESVARVASLLQTAHRPVVIAGGGISARKSTDLLVTLAEWFRLPVATAFRRMDAFPNQHACYIGHLGLNAPSYLVDAVQQADVVLALGTRLSQVTSQDYTLIRPGTQLIHVDISPDEINKVYRPAIGIVADVGYFLEDLLEVSAGGMTADLMAERESYTSGLREAYSAYSKPRSNHGDRTVDLEGLMHDLQEALPEGTIVTSDAGNFFGWLSRYYRFREAGTYIGPTSGAMGYGLPAAIGAKLARPDRTVIAFAGDGGFMMTMAELETAIRYQIPVVAVVVVNNMYGTIRMHQEKRYPERVIGTDLSNPSYAEYVRLLGGHGETVRSNRDFLPALERALESNRPAVIEVMADPEQISAALTIEQLRRGWQHNGAAV, from the coding sequence ATGACGGCGGCCGAGGCCATTGTTGAAGTCATGGCTCAAGAGGGTGTGGAAAACGTTTTTTGTGTACCGGGCGAGAGTTATTTGGACGTAATGAATGCTTTGTATGACCATGATCACATTCAACTCATCTCGGGGCGCCATGAAGGCGGAGTTTCATTTATGGCGGAGGGATACGCAAAAGCCAGTGGTAAGGTTGGGGTTTGTCTAGCCACCCGAGGCCCGGGGGCCGCCAATCTGTCCATTGGACTACATACGGCCATGCAGGATTCCACTCCGGTCGTGGCTCTGATCGGCCAGGTCGAACAGGCTTTTCGGGACCGGGAAGGGTTTCAGGAAATCGATCTTGCGGCGTATTTTCGGCACCTTGTGAAGTGGACCGCGGAACTGAGAGAGGCGTCACGCGCGCCTGAATTGCTCTACCGGGCCTTCCATATTGCGCAAACGGGCCGCCCCGGTCCAGTGCTGATATCCTTGCCCGAGGATGTGTTGAACGGGACGGCGGACATGCGATTCCAACAGGCTCGGGTCTACAGCTCGCCCCGACCCGAGCGCGAATCTGTCGCGCGTGTTGCTTCCCTTTTACAAACGGCTCACCGCCCGGTGGTGATTGCCGGCGGTGGCATCAGTGCAAGAAAGTCGACGGATCTGTTGGTGACTTTGGCGGAATGGTTCCGGCTTCCGGTTGCGACAGCCTTTCGGCGCATGGATGCTTTTCCGAACCAACATGCGTGTTACATTGGCCACCTCGGGCTGAATGCCCCGAGCTACCTGGTTGACGCCGTACAACAGGCCGATGTTGTTCTGGCGTTGGGAACCCGTTTATCGCAAGTGACTTCCCAGGACTATACGCTCATTCGCCCGGGAACACAGTTGATCCATGTCGATATCTCGCCGGATGAGATCAATAAGGTGTACAGACCGGCAATCGGTATTGTCGCGGACGTGGGTTATTTTCTGGAGGATTTGTTAGAGGTTTCGGCGGGTGGGATGACGGCCGATCTGATGGCGGAACGCGAATCCTACACCTCTGGACTGAGGGAGGCGTATTCGGCCTATTCCAAACCCCGTTCAAACCACGGGGACCGGACGGTTGATCTTGAGGGACTCATGCACGACCTTCAAGAAGCATTGCCGGAAGGGACCATTGTTACAAGTGATGCCGGGAATTTCTTCGGATGGCTGTCACGGTATTATCGATTCCGGGAGGCGGGGACGTATATTGGTCCCACCTCGGGGGCGATGGGGTACGGATTGCCGGCGGCCATTGGGGCGAAACTGGCCCGGCCGGACAGGACCGTCATCGCTTTTGCGGGCGATGGGGGATTTATGATGACCATGGCCGAACTGGAAACGGCGATACGTTATCAGATTCCGGTGGTGGCCGTTGTGGTCGTCAACAACATGTATGGAACCATCCGCATGCATCAAGAAAAACGTTATCCGGAGCGAGTGATCGGCACGGATCTGAGCAATCCCAGCTATGCCGAGTATGTGCGTCTGCTGGGGGGGCATGGTGAAACGGTTCGCAGCAACCGGGACTTTTTGCCTGCGCTGGAACGGGCCCTGGAGTCCAACCGACCGGCGGTGATTGAGGTGATGGCCGATCCGGAACAGATATCGGCGGCCTTAACCATCGAACAGTTGCGGCGGGGGTGGCAACACAATGGGGCTGCAGTTTAA
- the pxpB gene encoding 5-oxoprolinase subunit PxpB, giving the protein MGLQFKYAGDQAILVEVGEGIDPRTSGKVRSLAQKVESCSIPGFGEVILGYRSLLVNYDPLIISDDEVIQWLQRWGQEPEVIQRSEARLVEIPTLYGGEWGPDLEDVAAHNGLTPQEVVEIHSGGDYHVYFLGFIPGYPFMGGMSEKIATPRLSSPRVAIPAGSVGIAGKQTGIYPIQSPGGWRLIGRTPLRLYDPNRTPPFLLQAGDRVKFIPINEDEFSEIHESVLQGRYRPMTRGESVEPN; this is encoded by the coding sequence ATGGGGCTGCAGTTTAAGTATGCCGGGGATCAGGCGATTTTGGTGGAGGTCGGTGAAGGAATCGATCCTCGCACGAGCGGGAAGGTGAGAAGCTTGGCTCAAAAGGTCGAGTCCTGCTCCATTCCCGGGTTTGGCGAGGTGATCCTTGGTTATCGATCGTTGTTGGTCAATTACGACCCATTGATCATTTCTGATGACGAAGTGATCCAATGGCTTCAACGCTGGGGGCAAGAACCGGAAGTGATCCAAAGATCCGAAGCGCGCCTTGTCGAGATTCCGACTCTCTACGGGGGAGAATGGGGGCCTGATCTGGAAGATGTCGCCGCTCATAACGGCCTGACGCCTCAAGAAGTTGTGGAGATTCACAGCGGCGGTGATTATCATGTTTACTTCCTGGGTTTTATACCGGGCTACCCGTTTATGGGCGGTATGTCCGAAAAAATCGCAACGCCACGGCTTTCCAGTCCCCGCGTTGCCATTCCCGCGGGGAGTGTCGGGATCGCGGGCAAACAGACGGGCATTTATCCCATTCAAAGTCCCGGCGGATGGCGGTTGATAGGACGGACACCGCTGCGTCTTTACGACCCCAACCGCACTCCTCCTTTCTTGCTCCAAGCGGGCGATCGGGTCAAATTTATACCCATCAACGAAGACGAGTTTTCAGAGATTCATGAATCCGTTTTGCAAGGGAGGTACCGCCCGATGACGAGGGGGGAGTCCGTTGAGCCGAACTGA
- the galE gene encoding UDP-glucose 4-epimerase GalE — protein sequence MDAVLVSGGAGYIGSHVVKRLVEAGRPVVVMDNETTGHRETVGAVEELTGWRVPYITGDVGDGEAVRRTVEEYRVGAVMHFAAKSVVAESVRNPEVYFTENVAKGIAFFRTLCEAGVRRIVLSSTAAVYGNPERVPIPEDHPVRPINPYGASKIMLEQVLGWLETTFPIRWVALRYFNAAGADPSGRLGERHDPETHLIPIVLQAVLGQRERMTVFGTDYGTPDGTCIRDYIHVLDLADAHLLALAALEGGHPSGVFNVGTGRGHSVLEVIRVAEEVSGRTVPVEYGARRPGDPPVLVADGSRLRELGWKPRYGLWDIVASAWAWHSGDVGDAPRRV from the coding sequence ATCGACGCGGTGCTGGTTTCGGGAGGGGCCGGGTATATCGGCAGTCATGTGGTGAAGCGCCTGGTGGAGGCGGGCCGGCCGGTGGTGGTGATGGACAATGAAACCACCGGGCACCGGGAGACGGTGGGCGCGGTGGAAGAGCTCACCGGTTGGAGGGTGCCATACATAACTGGGGACGTTGGGGATGGGGAGGCCGTCCGCAGGACCGTCGAAGAGTATCGGGTGGGCGCGGTGATGCATTTTGCGGCGAAGAGCGTCGTCGCCGAGTCCGTCCGGAACCCCGAGGTGTATTTCACCGAAAATGTCGCGAAGGGGATCGCATTTTTCCGGACGTTGTGCGAAGCGGGAGTGAGGCGGATCGTGCTGTCCTCCACGGCGGCGGTGTACGGCAATCCCGAGCGGGTGCCGATCCCGGAAGATCACCCGGTGCGGCCGATCAACCCGTACGGGGCCTCGAAAATCATGCTGGAACAGGTGCTGGGATGGCTGGAGACCACCTTTCCGATCCGCTGGGTGGCGCTGAGGTATTTTAACGCGGCGGGGGCGGATCCGTCGGGGCGACTGGGGGAGCGGCATGATCCGGAGACGCATCTGATCCCCATCGTGCTGCAGGCGGTGCTGGGACAGCGGGAGCGGATGACAGTGTTCGGGACGGATTACGGGACGCCGGATGGGACGTGCATTCGGGACTACATCCACGTGCTCGACTTGGCGGACGCGCACCTGTTGGCCCTGGCGGCTTTGGAGGGCGGTCACCCGTCGGGAGTGTTCAACGTGGGCACCGGGCGCGGGCATTCTGTGCTCGAGGTGATCCGCGTGGCCGAAGAGGTGTCGGGGCGGACGGTGCCGGTGGAGTACGGAGCGCGGCGGCCGGGGGATCCGCCGGTGCTCGTGGCGGACGGCAGTCGGCTGCGGGAGCTGGGCTGGAAGCCGCGATACGGGCTGTGGGACATCGTGGCGTCGGCATGGGCGTGGCATTCGGGGGACGTCGGAGATGCCCCACGGCGGGTTTAA
- a CDS encoding LamB/YcsF family protein, with protein sequence MSKRYIDLNCDMGESFGVYKLGMDEEVIKLISSANVACGFHGGDPNVMDRTVAMAKEYGVGIGVHMGFPDLLGFGRRNMDIAREDLMNLIIYQIGALDAFCRKHGTVIQHVKPHGNMNNMADTDEEMAENIVDAILAVLPDVPIFVKPNSQLHRVAEAKGLPFVLELFPDRAYNNDLTLVSRRQPGAVVKDPEVAAERAVRMVTEGRVTSITGDTLEVRGETICVHGDTPTALEIVRRIREKFDRQGIVVAPISQWWKSNKRCSC encoded by the coding sequence ATGTCAAAAAGATACATTGATTTGAATTGCGATATGGGTGAAAGCTTCGGAGTGTATAAGCTTGGCATGGATGAAGAAGTGATAAAACTCATCTCCTCGGCCAATGTTGCCTGTGGCTTTCATGGCGGCGATCCGAATGTGATGGACCGAACGGTGGCGATGGCAAAAGAATACGGCGTCGGGATCGGCGTGCACATGGGGTTTCCCGATCTGTTGGGATTCGGCCGCAGAAATATGGATATCGCCCGGGAAGATCTCATGAATTTGATCATTTACCAAATCGGGGCATTGGATGCGTTCTGTCGCAAGCACGGGACCGTGATTCAGCATGTCAAGCCCCATGGAAACATGAACAATATGGCCGACACCGACGAGGAAATGGCTGAGAATATCGTTGATGCGATCCTTGCCGTACTTCCCGATGTTCCGATCTTTGTAAAACCGAACAGTCAGTTGCACCGGGTCGCCGAAGCCAAGGGGTTGCCGTTCGTACTGGAACTTTTCCCCGACAGGGCGTATAACAACGACCTGACGTTGGTTTCCCGCCGACAACCGGGTGCGGTCGTCAAAGATCCGGAAGTTGCGGCGGAGCGTGCGGTCCGCATGGTGACGGAAGGCCGGGTCACCTCGATCACGGGGGATACACTTGAGGTTCGAGGGGAGACGATTTGCGTTCACGGCGATACACCGACCGCGCTTGAGATTGTGCGCAGAATCAGGGAAAAATTCGACCGGCAGGGCATTGTGGTGGCGCCGATTTCTCAGTGGTGGAAAAGCAACAAGCGATGCAGTTGTTAG
- a CDS encoding 5-oxoprolinase subunit C family protein, with protein sequence MSRTEPVFEVIHPGMLTTVQDLGRRGYQKYGLAVSGAADAHAHRMANLLLGNPVDAATLEVTLMGLKVRVLKPAVIAITGGDLDPRLNGQPLPMWSTVPVHPGDVIHFSGCKSGCRAYLAVSGGIDVPVVLGSRSTDLLGGIGGVAGRKLEKGDLLFAGPARVPADKVLRRRLHPDWVPQYPRQVEVRVVLGPQEGAFTPDGIATFLSSEYTVSTTSDRMGLRLMGPTVGHKHGADILSEGLFMGAVQVPQNGQPIVFLVGRQSVGGYTKIAGVITVDMPWLAQLKPGDTIRFRQVTVAEAHRLLREYERFFAAIKVWGSSHLSA encoded by the coding sequence TTGAGCCGAACTGAGCCGGTGTTCGAGGTCATCCATCCGGGAATGCTGACAACGGTTCAAGATCTTGGACGGCGTGGCTATCAAAAATACGGATTGGCCGTATCCGGCGCCGCAGATGCTCATGCGCATCGGATGGCCAATCTCTTGCTGGGCAATCCCGTGGATGCGGCCACTCTCGAGGTCACGCTGATGGGGCTGAAAGTGCGCGTGCTGAAGCCGGCGGTGATTGCCATAACCGGCGGGGACTTGGATCCCAGGCTGAACGGACAACCCCTCCCCATGTGGAGCACGGTTCCGGTTCACCCGGGAGATGTGATCCATTTCTCCGGTTGCAAATCAGGATGTCGGGCTTATCTGGCCGTTTCCGGGGGGATTGATGTCCCCGTTGTTCTGGGGAGTCGTTCTACAGATTTGCTGGGCGGTATAGGGGGGGTTGCAGGGCGCAAACTCGAAAAGGGGGATCTTCTTTTCGCCGGTCCCGCTCGGGTTCCTGCAGACAAGGTCCTCAGGCGTCGGCTGCATCCGGACTGGGTTCCCCAGTATCCCCGGCAGGTGGAAGTGCGGGTGGTGCTCGGGCCTCAGGAAGGCGCCTTTACTCCCGATGGTATCGCCACATTCTTGTCTTCCGAGTACACGGTCAGCACGACGTCGGATCGAATGGGGCTTCGCCTCATGGGGCCGACAGTTGGCCACAAACACGGAGCCGATATCTTGTCCGAAGGACTGTTTATGGGCGCTGTCCAAGTGCCGCAAAACGGTCAGCCGATTGTGTTTTTGGTTGGTCGCCAGAGTGTCGGCGGTTATACAAAGATTGCCGGGGTCATCACTGTGGACATGCCGTGGCTGGCCCAGCTAAAACCGGGCGACACGATCCGCTTTCGTCAGGTGACAGTGGCCGAAGCGCACCGATTGCTTCGGGAGTACGAGCGTTTCTTTGCCGCGATAAAAGTATGGGGTTCGAGCCATTTGTCGGCATGA
- a CDS encoding TPR end-of-group domain-containing protein, whose product MRYLIVLAVLALLVVGLFFGHSADQQAAFLLTVVSASATLGGIAFALYGWYSSKEIPDLVEKRVQERMNEMEKRLEKRLLAQQEAMQKVIAAYGVTGDPDRKIALLRQALQVDPSVYNGYVALGYVYWYEKGDLVAAEECFRKDLEHHPDNYQAACDLAALYAEQQEWTAALSWMKEAVRIRPESAKDFDNDPRFDALRSNRREDYEKVLGR is encoded by the coding sequence ATGAGGTATCTGATCGTTCTTGCCGTTTTAGCCTTATTGGTCGTCGGGCTCTTTTTCGGCCATTCCGCCGATCAACAGGCCGCCTTCCTCCTCACGGTCGTTTCCGCCAGCGCCACCCTGGGCGGCATCGCTTTTGCCTTGTACGGCTGGTACTCGTCCAAGGAAATTCCCGACCTGGTGGAAAAAAGGGTTCAAGAGCGCATGAACGAAATGGAGAAGCGCCTGGAAAAGCGGCTCCTCGCCCAACAGGAAGCCATGCAGAAAGTGATTGCCGCCTACGGCGTGACCGGCGATCCCGACCGCAAAATCGCCCTGTTGCGCCAAGCTCTGCAGGTCGATCCGTCGGTGTACAACGGTTATGTGGCGCTGGGCTACGTGTATTGGTATGAAAAAGGCGATCTCGTCGCCGCCGAGGAATGTTTCCGGAAGGATCTTGAGCATCATCCGGACAATTACCAGGCGGCTTGCGACTTGGCCGCGCTGTATGCGGAACAGCAGGAATGGACGGCCGCCCTGAGCTGGATGAAAGAAGCGGTGCGAATCCGCCCGGAGTCGGCGAAGGATTTTGACAACGACCCTCGGTTCGATGCGCTGCGGTCGAACCGGAGAGAGGATTACGAAAAAGTGCTGGGGCGTTGA
- a CDS encoding methyl-accepting chemotaxis protein, with translation MRRLKFNAVFSSLRTKLLTMSLALTLIPSLVIGTISYKITTKQLEATGMAQLKQDTLHVLALIDEADKQVKAGKMRLEDAQEMVKQEVLGPKNEKGQRPINPTFAIGKYGYVSAVNDRSVSVMNPVTEGKDFSNTKSPDGKLFVPDMVRLANNGGGYFTYIFPFPNSDQVGQKIVYVQKDPHWGWNVISSSYMVDFNAPANQVLNVLIIALCVEVILSAVISLWLANRISKPVSLMAQQVEQVARGDLNLEPLVKKGNDEISRLAHGFSSMTNHLRDLVKNISDTSEQLAASAEELTASTEENTKATEQVTQVAQEIAVGAEKQVKTVDRSRSTVNDMTDTMQQIANNAQIVSTSAGEASDLSKLGSQSIQHVRMQMDTIQKTVDTLSAVVKSLGERSGEIGRIIEVITNIAQQTNLLALNAAIEAARAGESGRSFAVVAEEIRELAEGAGNSAKQIVELIKNIQEESSLAVESMQNTTTAVGAGLDAVDQVGESFAQIERSIHRVVEQIEGVSAALQQLAANAEELRTTMGEVTEITEATSTGMHTISASTEQQHASMEEIAASAQSLSRLAEQLHDLVRQFKI, from the coding sequence TTGCGCAGGCTGAAATTCAATGCCGTATTTTCGTCGTTGAGGACCAAGCTGCTGACGATGTCTCTTGCTTTGACGCTGATTCCGAGCCTTGTGATCGGTACAATCTCTTACAAGATTACCACAAAACAACTTGAGGCAACCGGAATGGCACAGTTGAAACAGGACACCCTGCATGTTTTGGCCCTGATTGATGAGGCGGACAAACAAGTGAAAGCAGGCAAGATGAGACTGGAAGACGCTCAAGAAATGGTCAAACAAGAAGTGTTGGGGCCAAAGAACGAGAAAGGACAACGTCCAATCAATCCAACCTTCGCCATCGGCAAGTACGGCTATGTGTCGGCCGTCAATGATCGATCGGTGTCCGTCATGAACCCGGTCACAGAAGGAAAAGATTTTTCGAATACCAAAAGTCCGGACGGTAAGTTGTTCGTGCCCGACATGGTTCGTTTGGCAAACAACGGCGGCGGATATTTTACATACATATTCCCATTCCCCAACTCTGACCAAGTTGGTCAGAAGATCGTTTACGTCCAAAAAGATCCCCATTGGGGATGGAACGTGATTTCCAGTTCGTACATGGTTGACTTTAATGCGCCGGCCAATCAAGTGTTGAATGTGTTGATCATTGCCCTGTGTGTCGAGGTCATCTTGAGTGCAGTGATCAGTTTGTGGCTTGCCAACCGCATCTCCAAACCTGTTTCCCTCATGGCGCAACAAGTGGAGCAAGTGGCTCGCGGCGATCTGAATTTGGAGCCCCTCGTGAAAAAAGGGAACGACGAAATTTCCCGTCTTGCCCACGGCTTTTCATCCATGACCAACCATCTGCGCGATCTCGTCAAAAACATCAGCGATACTTCTGAACAACTTGCGGCATCCGCCGAAGAGCTTACGGCCAGCACAGAAGAGAACACGAAAGCGACTGAACAAGTGACTCAGGTTGCACAAGAGATCGCCGTCGGCGCCGAGAAACAGGTGAAAACGGTGGATCGAAGCCGCTCGACTGTCAACGACATGACCGATACAATGCAACAAATCGCCAACAACGCGCAGATTGTATCCACATCTGCGGGAGAAGCCTCCGACTTGTCCAAATTGGGGAGCCAATCCATCCAACATGTGCGCATGCAAATGGACACCATCCAGAAAACGGTTGATACCCTGTCCGCGGTTGTCAAAAGCCTGGGCGAACGATCCGGCGAGATTGGGCGAATTATAGAGGTGATTACAAACATCGCCCAACAGACGAATCTCCTGGCGCTCAATGCGGCCATCGAAGCGGCGAGAGCCGGGGAAAGCGGGCGAAGTTTTGCCGTGGTGGCGGAAGAAATTAGAGAGCTGGCCGAAGGCGCGGGTAATTCGGCAAAACAAATCGTCGAGCTCATCAAGAATATCCAAGAGGAAAGCAGTCTGGCGGTCGAGTCCATGCAGAATACAACCACGGCGGTGGGCGCGGGCCTTGACGCGGTAGACCAGGTCGGAGAATCCTTTGCCCAAATCGAGCGATCGATACATAGGGTCGTCGAACAGATTGAGGGAGTTTCTGCAGCCCTGCAGCAACTGGCCGCCAATGCCGAAGAACTGCGCACGACGATGGGTGAGGTAACCGAAATCACGGAAGCAACGTCAACGGGCATGCATACCATTTCCGCCTCAACAGAGCAACAGCATGCCTCCATGGAAGAGATTGCCGCATCGGCTCAGTCACTCAGCCGTCTGGCAGAACAACTCCACGACCTGGTGAGGCAATTTAAGATCTGA
- a CDS encoding zinc-dependent alcohol dehydrogenase family protein — MKALVYHGPGQKSLEDKPKPSVQQPTDAVVKILKTTICGTDLHILKGDVPEVADGRILGHEGVGIVEEVGESVANFKVGDRVLISCITSCGRCDYCKRGMYSHCENGGWILGHLIDGTQAEYVRIPHADTSLYPLPEGVEEEALVMLSDILPTGFECGVLNGKVQPGDTVAVVGAGPVGLAALLTAQLYSPSELIMVDLDDNRLEVARRFGATETVNSADGRAVEKVMELTGGKGVDVAVEAVGIPATFDICQSIVAPGGCIANVGVHGKSVDLHLETLWSHNITITTRLVDTVTTPMLLKMVRAGKLQPQHLITHRFKLDEILKAYDVFANAAREKALKVILSNE, encoded by the coding sequence ATGAAAGCTCTGGTGTATCATGGCCCGGGACAGAAAAGTCTGGAGGACAAGCCCAAACCGAGCGTGCAGCAGCCCACCGACGCCGTTGTCAAAATCTTAAAAACAACCATTTGCGGAACGGATCTCCACATTCTGAAAGGGGACGTGCCGGAGGTTGCCGACGGCCGGATTCTCGGGCATGAAGGGGTCGGCATCGTCGAAGAGGTGGGTGAGAGCGTCGCCAATTTTAAGGTTGGCGACAGAGTGTTGATTTCCTGCATCACTTCCTGCGGCAGATGCGATTATTGCAAACGGGGCATGTATTCGCACTGCGAGAACGGCGGCTGGATTCTCGGTCATCTGATCGACGGCACCCAGGCGGAATATGTGCGCATCCCCCACGCCGATACGAGCCTTTACCCGCTTCCGGAGGGCGTGGAAGAAGAGGCCCTTGTCATGCTGAGCGACATTTTGCCGACCGGCTTCGAATGCGGCGTGCTCAACGGCAAAGTTCAGCCCGGCGACACGGTGGCCGTGGTGGGGGCGGGTCCCGTCGGTCTGGCGGCGCTCCTGACCGCTCAGTTGTATTCCCCTTCGGAGCTCATCATGGTCGATCTCGACGACAATCGCCTGGAAGTCGCAAGGCGATTCGGGGCGACGGAGACGGTCAACAGCGCAGACGGACGCGCCGTGGAAAAAGTCATGGAGTTAACGGGGGGCAAAGGTGTCGACGTGGCCGTCGAGGCGGTCGGCATTCCCGCCACCTTCGACATTTGCCAGAGCATCGTGGCGCCTGGCGGCTGCATCGCCAATGTCGGCGTGCACGGGAAAAGTGTGGATCTGCATCTGGAGACCCTCTGGTCCCACAACATCACGATCACCACCCGGCTCGTGGATACGGTGACCACCCCCATGCTGCTAAAAATGGTCCGGGCGGGCAAACTCCAGCCGCAGCACCTCATTACCCATCGCTTCAAACTGGACGAGATCCTGAAGGCCTACGACGTTTTCGCCAACGCCGCCCGGGAAAAAGCCCTCAAAGTCATCTTGAGCAACGAATGA
- a CDS encoding IclR family transcriptional regulator, producing MNESVLKALKLLDFFIEEPELTLRDLARLSGMPKPTVYRFLAALEKYHFVKKIKYSELDIRYKLGTKLLELGNVVAEQLELRKVALPHMQRLGSEVEEVVHLTIREGNEAVYIEKVESKKALRLFIRVGKRAPLHAGSGPKLLLAFTPEEEFQQIISHYPLESLTKNTITEKRKLLEEMKKIRADGFAVSEGEQDEDTVGISFPVRDYTGNVIAALGVSGLKYAFREPRLTEIKERVRVAAEQISKELGFIH from the coding sequence ATGAATGAGAGCGTCTTGAAGGCATTAAAATTGCTGGATTTTTTTATTGAAGAACCCGAGTTGACGTTGAGAGACTTGGCGCGTCTTTCCGGCATGCCGAAACCCACGGTATACCGTTTTTTGGCGGCGTTGGAGAAATACCATTTTGTGAAAAAAATAAAGTACTCCGAGCTTGATATCCGTTATAAATTGGGCACGAAATTACTGGAACTCGGAAATGTGGTGGCGGAACAATTGGAATTGCGCAAGGTGGCCCTTCCACACATGCAACGGTTGGGCAGCGAAGTCGAAGAGGTGGTGCATCTCACCATTCGAGAGGGAAATGAGGCTGTGTATATCGAAAAGGTGGAGAGCAAAAAGGCCCTGCGGCTGTTTATTCGAGTGGGGAAAAGGGCCCCGTTGCATGCGGGTTCCGGACCCAAATTGCTTCTTGCTTTCACGCCGGAAGAGGAATTCCAACAAATCATCAGCCACTATCCGCTGGAGTCATTAACAAAAAATACAATCACAGAGAAAAGAAAGTTGCTCGAGGAAATGAAAAAGATCAGAGCCGACGGTTTTGCTGTCAGTGAGGGGGAACAAGATGAAGATACGGTTGGGATCTCCTTCCCGGTTCGGGACTACACGGGGAATGTGATCGCCGCCCTGGGTGTCAGCGGATTAAAATACGCGTTCCGCGAGCCGCGCTTGACAGAAATCAAAGAAAGGGTCAGGGTGGCGGCGGAGCAAATCTCAAAGGAATTGGGTTTCATACATTGA